One Aegilops tauschii subsp. strangulata cultivar AL8/78 chromosome 7, Aet v6.0, whole genome shotgun sequence genomic window carries:
- the LOC109780272 gene encoding centromere/kinetochore protein zw10 homolog isoform X2: MADDVRELLLSTTADADPSTPLSAPDLRLLIDHLRHRSDHLHASALSFAASNREPLASALLRAASSAASSASLQSSLQSALSPLSSSPDLSDLRSLSDRLVAARRELRERQEHLAAASSVASLSARLRAARASANPLDAAAAAAELKPLLVNPEGSGSGGDEPVVFGLLRGEWEQLVDELQVGLSKNVEECVEFAPDGGKVAVRAGPSGSSSGTPGVELRVALQALEIIDSLDYGMAKVADLMIKHVFVPAISNISVTVSVEVLEKSGSTYPASVLNIVPSEELQGYKDGSVLYSRIIDVIKFARKFICVENITWTQSFAKLTWSRISDLVITHFLSEAVPDEASKLIGFQDVIRSTTEFENTLRGMMFISPDRKDGKLTQFVDDVEVHFAVRKRNEILVKARYILVQYDYKNPLASDDHGDSVVDLLFQPEKCFISKSALQLMKLVHGALKDACLSSARVAKEFCYAARDALLLYKAIVPVQLEKQLNSISPVAAIIHNDFYHLSQEILGLAFEYRADFPSGQQKLVVFVDLAPIFSQMADGILRRQIQLAAANLSEAIDGADGFQNTHQSQHCESAKFSIEQVVFILEKIHIMWESVLPRSIYRRSMFHVLGPVFSRITKDMLLIDDMAAEETLQLQGLIHLALENLSSLFLSLVENDDDEKFLDHHTWVQLDESIPSLKKFRKLAELLDMSLKSITAAWESGELANCGFTSSEMRNFIKAIFADSPLRKECLGWIVATPA, translated from the exons ATGGCCGACGACGTTCGCGAGCTCCTTCTCTCGACCACCGCCGACGCCGACCCCTCCACCCCGCTATCCGCGCCCGACCTCCGCCTCCTCATCGACCACCTTCGCCACCGCTCCGACCACCTGCACGCCTCCGCCCTCTCCTTCGCCGCATCCAACCGCGAGCCGCTCGCCTCCGCGCTCCTCCGAGCCGCCAGCTCCGCGGCCTCGTCAGCGTCCCTCCAGTCCTCCCTGCAGTCGGCGCTCTCCCCGCTCTCATCCTCCCCGGACCTGTCCGACCTCAGGTCCCTCTCTGATCGCCTCGTAGCGGCCCGCCGCGAGCTCCGCGAGCGCCAGGAGCACCTCGCTGCCGCATCCTCCGTAGCTTCTCTCTCTGCGCGGCTTCGCGCCGCTCGCGCCTCAGCCAACCCCCTTGatgctgccgctgccgccgccgagCTCAAGCCCCTCCTGGTGAATCCTGAGGGATCTGGATCCGGTGGGGACGAGCCAGTCGTGTTTGGGCTTCTTCGGGGCGAATGGGAGCAGCTCGTCGACGAG CTGCAAGTAGGACTTTCGAAGAATGTGGAGGAGTGCGTCGAGTTTGCACCGGATGGAGGGAAGGTAGCGGTGAGGGCTGGACCGAGCGGCAGTTCAAGTGGAACGCCCGGTGTTGAGCTTCGTGTGGCGCTGCAGGCATTGGAA ATAATTGATTCTCTAGACTATGGGATGGCAAAAGTCGCAGACTTGATGATAAAGCATGTTTTTGTTCCAGCAATCAGCAACATATCTGTCACAGTTTCTGTAGAAGTGCTTGAGAAAAGTGGCTCCACATACCCAGCATCAGTCTTGAATATAGTCCCCTCAGAGGAACTACAG GGCTACAAAGATGGTTCAGTCCTTTACTCAAGAATAATTGATGTCATCAAGTTTGCTCGCAAGTTCATTTGTGTGGAAAATATCACATGGACGCAGTCCTTTGCAAAGTTAACCTGGTCAAGAATTTCTGATCTGGTTATCACACATTTTCTCTCTGAG GCTGTTCCGGATGAGGCCTCCAAGCTGATTGGGTTCCAAGATGTTATAAGGAGTACAACTGAATTTGAGAATACCCTTAGGGGTATGATGTTTATTTCGCCTGACAGAAAGGATGGCAAGTTAACCCAATTTGTTGATGATGTTGAAGTTCATTTTGCTGTAAGGAAGAGGAATGAGATCTTAGTGAAAGCAAGATACATTCTTGTACAATATGACTACAAGAATCCTCTT GCATCAGATGACCATGGAGATTCTGTTGTTGATTTACTTTTCCAGCCAGAGAAGTGTTTTATATCTAAATCAGCACTTCAGTTAATGAAATTGGTCCATGGAGCCCTCAAG GATGCTTGTTTGTCGTCCGCAAGAGTCGCAAAGGAGTTTTGCTATGCTGCTAGGGATGCCTTGCTCTTGTATAAGGCTATTGTGCCAGTTCAG CTAGAGAAGCAACTCAATAGTATCAGTCCGGTGGCTGCCATCATTCACAATGACTTCTACCATTTGTCCCAAGAAATTCTTGGTCTTGCATTTGAG TACCGTGCAGATTTTCCTAGTGGTCAACAAAAACTAGTTGTTTTTGTGGATTTAGCTCCAATCTTCTCCCAGATGGCAGATGGTATACTGAGAAGACAAATACAGCTTGCAGCGGCTAACTTAAGCGAG GCTATAGATGGCGCTGATGGTTTTCAGAACACGCACCAATCTCAGCATTGTGAATCAGCAAAATTTAGTATTGAGCAG GTGGTGTTCATTTTAGAGAAGATACACATTATGTGGGAATCGGTACTGCCTAGGTCAATTTACAGGAGAAGTATGTTTCATGTCCTTGGACCTGTCTTTTCTAGAATTACAAAGGACATGCTTCTGATAGATGACATGGCAGCAGAGGAGACCTTACAG CTTCAAGGCCTTATACATTTGGCTCTTGAAAACCTCTCCTCACTATTTCTGTCCCTGGTTGAGAACGATGATGATGAGAAGTTCTTGGATCATCATACCTGGGTCCAGCTGGATGAGAGTATACCATCGTTGAAGAAGTTCCGAAAACTAGCAG AGTTGCTTGATATGTCATTGAAGTCCATCACAGCTGCTTGGGAAAGCGGGGAGCTAGCTAACTGTGGTTTCACATCATCTGAG ATGCGGAATTTCATCAAAGCAATTTTCGCCGATTCGCCTCTTCGAAAGGAGTGCTTAGGCTGGATCGTCGCGACCCCAGCTTAG
- the LOC109780272 gene encoding centromere/kinetochore protein zw10 homolog isoform X1 has translation MADDVRELLLSTTADADPSTPLSAPDLRLLIDHLRHRSDHLHASALSFAASNREPLASALLRAASSAASSASLQSSLQSALSPLSSSPDLSDLRSLSDRLVAARRELRERQEHLAAASSVASLSARLRAARASANPLDAAAAAAELKPLLVNPEGSGSGGDEPVVFGLLRGEWEQLVDELQVGLSKNVEECVEFAPDGGKVAVRAGPSGSSSGTPGVELRVALQALEIIDSLDYGMAKVADLMIKHVFVPAISNISVTVSVEVLEKSGSTYPASVLNIVPSEELQGYKDGSVLYSRIIDVIKFARKFICVENITWTQSFAKLTWSRISDLVITHFLSEAVPDEASKLIGFQDVIRSTTEFENTLRGMMFISPDRKDGKLTQFVDDVEVHFAVRKRNEILVKARYILVQYDYKNPLCLLLQASDDHGDSVVDLLFQPEKCFISKSALQLMKLVHGALKDACLSSARVAKEFCYAARDALLLYKAIVPVQLEKQLNSISPVAAIIHNDFYHLSQEILGLAFEYRADFPSGQQKLVVFVDLAPIFSQMADGILRRQIQLAAANLSEAIDGADGFQNTHQSQHCESAKFSIEQVVFILEKIHIMWESVLPRSIYRRSMFHVLGPVFSRITKDMLLIDDMAAEETLQLQGLIHLALENLSSLFLSLVENDDDEKFLDHHTWVQLDESIPSLKKFRKLAELLDMSLKSITAAWESGELANCGFTSSEMRNFIKAIFADSPLRKECLGWIVATPA, from the exons ATGGCCGACGACGTTCGCGAGCTCCTTCTCTCGACCACCGCCGACGCCGACCCCTCCACCCCGCTATCCGCGCCCGACCTCCGCCTCCTCATCGACCACCTTCGCCACCGCTCCGACCACCTGCACGCCTCCGCCCTCTCCTTCGCCGCATCCAACCGCGAGCCGCTCGCCTCCGCGCTCCTCCGAGCCGCCAGCTCCGCGGCCTCGTCAGCGTCCCTCCAGTCCTCCCTGCAGTCGGCGCTCTCCCCGCTCTCATCCTCCCCGGACCTGTCCGACCTCAGGTCCCTCTCTGATCGCCTCGTAGCGGCCCGCCGCGAGCTCCGCGAGCGCCAGGAGCACCTCGCTGCCGCATCCTCCGTAGCTTCTCTCTCTGCGCGGCTTCGCGCCGCTCGCGCCTCAGCCAACCCCCTTGatgctgccgctgccgccgccgagCTCAAGCCCCTCCTGGTGAATCCTGAGGGATCTGGATCCGGTGGGGACGAGCCAGTCGTGTTTGGGCTTCTTCGGGGCGAATGGGAGCAGCTCGTCGACGAG CTGCAAGTAGGACTTTCGAAGAATGTGGAGGAGTGCGTCGAGTTTGCACCGGATGGAGGGAAGGTAGCGGTGAGGGCTGGACCGAGCGGCAGTTCAAGTGGAACGCCCGGTGTTGAGCTTCGTGTGGCGCTGCAGGCATTGGAA ATAATTGATTCTCTAGACTATGGGATGGCAAAAGTCGCAGACTTGATGATAAAGCATGTTTTTGTTCCAGCAATCAGCAACATATCTGTCACAGTTTCTGTAGAAGTGCTTGAGAAAAGTGGCTCCACATACCCAGCATCAGTCTTGAATATAGTCCCCTCAGAGGAACTACAG GGCTACAAAGATGGTTCAGTCCTTTACTCAAGAATAATTGATGTCATCAAGTTTGCTCGCAAGTTCATTTGTGTGGAAAATATCACATGGACGCAGTCCTTTGCAAAGTTAACCTGGTCAAGAATTTCTGATCTGGTTATCACACATTTTCTCTCTGAG GCTGTTCCGGATGAGGCCTCCAAGCTGATTGGGTTCCAAGATGTTATAAGGAGTACAACTGAATTTGAGAATACCCTTAGGGGTATGATGTTTATTTCGCCTGACAGAAAGGATGGCAAGTTAACCCAATTTGTTGATGATGTTGAAGTTCATTTTGCTGTAAGGAAGAGGAATGAGATCTTAGTGAAAGCAAGATACATTCTTGTACAATATGACTACAAGAATCCTCTT TGCTTGCTATTGCAGGCATCAGATGACCATGGAGATTCTGTTGTTGATTTACTTTTCCAGCCAGAGAAGTGTTTTATATCTAAATCAGCACTTCAGTTAATGAAATTGGTCCATGGAGCCCTCAAG GATGCTTGTTTGTCGTCCGCAAGAGTCGCAAAGGAGTTTTGCTATGCTGCTAGGGATGCCTTGCTCTTGTATAAGGCTATTGTGCCAGTTCAG CTAGAGAAGCAACTCAATAGTATCAGTCCGGTGGCTGCCATCATTCACAATGACTTCTACCATTTGTCCCAAGAAATTCTTGGTCTTGCATTTGAG TACCGTGCAGATTTTCCTAGTGGTCAACAAAAACTAGTTGTTTTTGTGGATTTAGCTCCAATCTTCTCCCAGATGGCAGATGGTATACTGAGAAGACAAATACAGCTTGCAGCGGCTAACTTAAGCGAG GCTATAGATGGCGCTGATGGTTTTCAGAACACGCACCAATCTCAGCATTGTGAATCAGCAAAATTTAGTATTGAGCAG GTGGTGTTCATTTTAGAGAAGATACACATTATGTGGGAATCGGTACTGCCTAGGTCAATTTACAGGAGAAGTATGTTTCATGTCCTTGGACCTGTCTTTTCTAGAATTACAAAGGACATGCTTCTGATAGATGACATGGCAGCAGAGGAGACCTTACAG CTTCAAGGCCTTATACATTTGGCTCTTGAAAACCTCTCCTCACTATTTCTGTCCCTGGTTGAGAACGATGATGATGAGAAGTTCTTGGATCATCATACCTGGGTCCAGCTGGATGAGAGTATACCATCGTTGAAGAAGTTCCGAAAACTAGCAG AGTTGCTTGATATGTCATTGAAGTCCATCACAGCTGCTTGGGAAAGCGGGGAGCTAGCTAACTGTGGTTTCACATCATCTGAG ATGCGGAATTTCATCAAAGCAATTTTCGCCGATTCGCCTCTTCGAAAGGAGTGCTTAGGCTGGATCGTCGCGACCCCAGCTTAG
- the LOC109780273 gene encoding large ribosomal subunit protein P2B-like, with the protein MRFVAAYLLATLGGNPSPTKDDVRAILGSVGAEVEEGKLDALFKEVEGKDLAELLAAGREKFAFAPSGGAGAAMGASPAAAGDAAEEKKEKAEEKKEEDEEEEDLDMFSLFD; encoded by the coding sequence ATGAGGTTCGTCGCCGCGTACCTGCTCGCCACCCTGGGCGGCAACCCGAGCCCGACCAAGGACGACGTCCGCGCCATCCTCGGCTCCGTGGGCGCCGAGGTGGAGGAGGGCAAGCTCGACGCCCTCTTCAAGGAGGTGGAGGGCAAGGACCTGGccgagctcctcgccgccggcagGGAGAAGTTCGCCTTCGCGCCCAGTGGCGGCGCCGGTGCGGCCATGGGCGcgtcccccgccgccgccggtgacgccgccgaggagaagaaggagaaggccgaggagaagaaggaagaggacgaggaggaggaggacctgGACATGTTCAGCCTCTTCGACTGA